A window of Paraburkholderia sp. ZP32-5 genomic DNA:
CATTGAGGTTGTCGTCTTTCACGCGTTTAGAACGCCGGAGCTACCGTTTCATGGAACATGAATGCGATACGCTGCCGCAGTGGTTGGCCGGCTCGCCGCAAGGCGAAGCCGGGCACGCGTCGGCAGCATACCCACCAGTGGCATCCGCACCTCCGGCCTACACGGCCAGCCTGCGGCACGCCATGAAGTCAGCCCACACGGCTGAAGCATCGAAACCGTCTTCCCGCGCCGCGAGCGGTGCCGCGCGCACGGGTTTTCTCACGCTCTTCACCGAGGAGGAAATTGGCACGCCGTCGCCAGCGGCGCGTCGAGCCGCGCCGTTGATCAGTCCGCTCGGACGGTTCGGCAGCGCGCAGGACCGCATGGAATTCGTGCGTCAGCGCATCAGGCAACTGGGCTTCGACTCGTTCAGCTACACGGCCACGCGCACGTCGTCGCATCACAAGACGATGTTCGTGCTGACCAGTTACGAGTCGCAGACCTGGCTCACGCGCTATTTCCGCGAGCGTTATTTCGAGCTCGATCCGCGCGTCGCGCTTGCGTCGCCGACCGGCATGCCGTTTCTGTGGAACACCATCGACATGCGCGCCGAGCTGCCGCGCGCGCAACTGCGCAGCGAACGGCTCGGCGGCCTGATCGACATGCTGGAGGCTACCGGCCGCAAGAGCGGGATTCTGACGCAGATGCCGCTGCCCGAGCCGGAGGTGAGCGCAAGCCTGTGCTTCAACTCGGAGATCGGCAACCCGCGCT
This region includes:
- a CDS encoding helix-turn-helix transcriptional regulator, whose product is MEHECDTLPQWLAGSPQGEAGHASAAYPPVASAPPAYTASLRHAMKSAHTAEASKPSSRAASGAARTGFLTLFTEEEIGTPSPAARRAAPLISPLGRFGSAQDRMEFVRQRIRQLGFDSFSYTATRTSSHHKTMFVLTSYESQTWLTRYFRERYFELDPRVALASPTGMPFLWNTIDMRAELPRAQLRSERLGGLIDMLEATGRKSGILTQMPLPEPEVSASLCFNSEIGNPRWMTESIVAETLMFAHAIHEFIWTHAKSVIGIAPAQQQRVALSKLQHAVLKAVVQGQRDKEIAYFLGLSPHNVDYHLRRLRQLFNVRNRVQLINVAQAYLS